One Gadus morhua chromosome 1, gadMor3.0, whole genome shotgun sequence DNA segment encodes these proteins:
- the LOC115552608 gene encoding cytosolic sulfotransferase 3-like gives MIPKSFWEQKCRVVYVARNAKDNAVSFSTLTAWTYANQSQESGTATYRDSWTERVLLFGSWYDHVTDWWERKQSHPEIHYMFFEDMVEDTGREIDKLSSFLGSNSTAAEKEQIRHLVQFDNMKKNDMTNYSSCDEMDFNISRFMRKGKVGDWKNHFTLAQNEQFDEDYMKKMKKNASLQFRTIV, from the exons ATGATTCCCAAGTCGTTTTGGGAACAGAAATGCAGG GTAGTGTATGTGGCCCGTAATGCTAAAGACAATGCAGTGTCTTTTTCCACTTTGACCGCATGGACTTATGCCAACCAGAGCCAGGAGAGTGGAACAGCTACCTACAGAGATTCATGGACGGAAAGAGTCT TGTTATTTGGATCCTGGTATGATCATGTGACTGACTGGTGGGAGAGGAAACAGTCCCATCCTGAAATCCACTACATGTTCTTTGAAGATATGGTTGAG gacactGGACGAGAGATAGACAAGTTGAGTTCCTTTCTTGGTTCAAATTCGACAGCCGCAGAGAAGGAACAGATCAGACATCTCGTGCAGTTTGATAACATGAAGAAGAACGACATGACCAACTACTCATCATGTGACGAAATGGATTTTAATATCTCTCGCTTCATGAGAAAAG GGAAGGTTGGTGACTGGAAAAACCACTTCACCCTAGCCCAGAATGAACAGTTCGATGAAGACTAtatgaagaagatgaagaagaatgCATCACTGCAGTTCCGCACTATAGTCTGA
- the LOC115558494 gene encoding cytosolic sulfotransferase 3 isoform X1, protein MKPPRPTLFDFHGVPMTHIFTDDWENIKHFQARPDDILIATYPKAGTTWVSYILDLLYFSQTRPDRQTSMPIYERVPFLENKKPNHPSGTDLANSLDTSPRLIKTHLPVQLIPKSFWEQKCRVVYVARNAKDNAVSYFHFNRMDSVQPEPGDWNSFLQNYMEGQMAFGSWFDHVTGWWERKQSHPKLHYMLFEDMVEDTGREIDKLCSFLGLTSTAAEKEQIRRQSQFDNMKKDDMANYSSAIVMDFKISPFMRKGKVGDWKNHFTVAQNEQFDEEYHKKMNNTTLHFRTEV, encoded by the exons ATGAAGCCGCCTCGTCCAACCTTATTTGATTTCCATGGAGTTCCAATGACCCATATTTTCACTGACGACTGGGAAAATATTAAACACTTCCAAGCCAGACCAGATGATATCCTCATCGCAACATACCCAAAAGCAG GAACCACATGGGTCTCCTACATTCTTGATCTTCTGTATTTTTCTCAGACAAGGCCAGATCGTCAGACTTCCATGCCTATTTATGAGAGAGTACCTTTCCTGGAGAATAAGAAACCAAATCATCCTTCCG GAACCGAtttggccaacagtctggataCTTCACCTCGTCTCATCAAAACTCACCTGCCTGTACAGTTGATTCCCAAGTCTTTTTGGGAACAAAAATGCAGG GTAGTCTATGTGGCCCGCAATGCTAAAGACAATGCAGTGTCTTATTTCCACTTCAACCGCATGGACAGCGTTCAACCAGAGCCAGGAGACTGGAACAGCTTCCTACAGAATTACATGGAAGGACAGA TGGCATTTGGATCCTGGTTTGATCATGTGACTGGCTGGTGGGAGAGGAAACAGTCCCATCCTAAACTACACTACATGCTCTTTGAAGATATGGTTGAG GACACTGGGCGAGAAATAGACAAGTTGTGCTCCTTTCTTGGTCTGACCTCGACAGCCGCAGAGAAGGAACAAATCAGACGTCAGTCGCAGTTTGATAATATGAAGAAAGACGACATGGCTAACTATTCAAGTGCGATAGTTATGGACTTTAAGATCTCTCCCTTCATGAGAAAAG GGAAAGTTGGTGACTGGAAAAACCACTTCACCGTAGCCCAGAATGAACAGTTTGATGAAGAGTATCACAAGAAGATGAACAATACAACTCTGCATTTCCGCACTGAAGTTTGA
- the LOC115558054 gene encoding uncharacterized protein LOC115558054, translated as MKCAALGQPLEDPSDTSTSSTVTVGKPQQPTSDELSSLFSALSATGSKSAILSLIEPYSDSFVPKSIGENLPLVLTELRKDEAVHMDYSELLSTCKDVEISVSEEQAKAVEAATRDQASSKLWFRFRAGRITASKMKTACCTDPKQPAQSLIKSVCYPESYRFTSKATTWGCNHEKFARDMFIDVHKESHENVKVHDTGFFINPSVPFLGASPDGLVSCDCCGVSVIEVKCPFCVKSDMLDSVSYLEKDSEGKLTLNRNHQYFYQVQTQLGVCKLESAYLVVWTEKDLHVECILFDEEFWDTICQESKNIFDTAIMPELVGKFYTRLSSTMANVSSQPGVSTSAESHGSDCAASASGQEETWCFCGQVEFGKMILCDNAKCHIKWFHYSCINVKVAPKGKWYCPKCQKLPKFEPKKGKKPLK; from the coding sequence ATGAAATGTGCTGCTCTTGGACAGCCACTTGAGGACCCAAGTGATACTTCCACTTCTTCTACTGTTACAGTTGGGAAACCGCAACAGCCAACCAGTGATGAACTGTCATCATTATTCAGTGCTCTTAGCGCGACTGGATCAAAGTCTgctattttgtccctgattgaGCCTTACTCTGACAGTTTTGTTCCAAAATCAATTGGAGAAAATTTACCTCTTGTGTTGACGGAATTGCGAAAAGACGAAGCAGTTCACATGGACTATAGTGAGCTATTGTCCACATGCAAAGATGTTGAAATTTCTGTTTCAGAGGAGCAAGCAAAGGCAGTTGAGGCCGCTACAAGGGATCAAGCTTCCTCTAAACTGTGGTTTAGATTTCGCGCTGGTCGAATCACAGCATCTAAAATGAAAACTGCATGTTGCACTGATCCAAAACAGCCAGCTCAGAGCTTAATCAAAAGTGTATGCTATCCTGAGTCATACAGATTCACATCAAAAGCCACTACCTGGGGATGTAATCATGAGAAATTTGCACGTGATATGTTTATAGATGTACATAAGGAATCTCATGAAAATGTTAAAGTACACGACACAGGTTTTTTCATAAATCCAAGTGTGCCATTCTTGGGTGCTTCTCCCGATGGCCTTGTTTCTTGTGATTGTTGTGGTGTCAGTGTAATTGAAGTGAAATGTCCATTCTGTGTGAAAAGTGACATGTTGGACAGTGTATCCTATTTGGAGAAGGACAGTGAAGGGAAACTGACACTTAACCGAAACCACCAGTATTTCTACCAGGTGCAAACTCAACTTGGGGTGTGCAAACTGGAATCTGCCTATTTAGTTGTTTGGACAGAAAAGGATTTGCATGTTGAGtgcattttatttgatgaagagTTTTGGGACACAATATGCCAGGAAAGCAAGAATATTTTTGACACAGCCATTATGCCAGAGTTAGTTGGCAAGTTTTACACAAGGCTTTCATCTACCATGGCCAATGTGTCCTCGCAACCTGGAGTATCTACCTCGGCTGAATCACATGGCTCTGATTGTGCTGCAAGTGCCAGTGGCCAAGAAGAAACCTGGTGTTTCTGTGGCCAGGTTGAGTTTGGAAAGATGATTTTGTGTGACAATGCAAAATGTCATATTAAGTGGTTTCACTACTCGTGCATTAATGTCAAGGTTGCACCAAAGGGAAAATGGTATTGCCCAAAGTGCCAAAAGCTACCTAAGTTTGAgccaaaaaagggaaagaaacctttgaagtaa
- the LOC115558261 gene encoding cytosolic sulfotransferase 3 yields MAADKTMMPPRPNLFDFHGVSMVHYFTDNWEKIQNFQARPDDILIATYPKAGTTWVSYILDLLYFSQTQPDRQTSTPIHDRVPFLEITSVPNHPCGTDLADNLVTSPRLIKTHLPVQMVPKSFWEQKCRVVYVARNAKDNAVSYYHFDRMNVVQPEPGDWNSFLQRFMDGKMVFGSWFDHVTGWWEKKQSNPKIHYLFFEDMVEDTGREINKLCSFLGLTSTTKEKEQIRHQSQFDNMKKDDMANYSTVEVMDFKISPFMRKGKVGDWKNHFTVAQNEQFDEDYKKKMKNTMLQFRTVV; encoded by the exons ATGGCAGCTGACAAG ACAATGATGCCGCCTCGGCCAAATCTATTTGATTTCCATGGAGTTTCAATGGTCCATTATTTCACGGACAACTGGGAGAAAATTCAAAACTTCCAAGCCAGACCAGATGATATCCTGATTGCAACATACCCAAAAGCAG GAACTACATGGGTCTCCTACATTCTTGATCTTCTGTACTTCTCTCAGACACAGCCAGATCGTCAGACATCCACTCCTATTCATGATAGAGTACCTTTCCTGGAGATTACGTCGGTTCCAAACCATCCTTGTG GAACCGATCTGGCAGACAATCTGGTTACTTCCCCTCGTCTCATCAAAACTCACCTGCCGGTCCAGATGGTTCCCAAGTCCTTTTGGGAACAGAAATGCAGG GTAGTGTATGTGGCCCGTAATGCTAAAGACAATGCAGTGTCTTATTACCACTTTGACCGCATGAATGTAGTCCAACCCGAGCCAGGAGACTGGAACAGCTTTCTACAGAGATTCATGGACGGAAAGA TGGTTTTTGGATCCTGGTTTGATCATGTGACTGGCTGGTGGGAGAAGAAACAGTCCAATCCTAAAATCCACTACTTGTTCTTTGAAGATATGGTTGAG GACACTGGACGAGAAATAAACAAGTTGTGCTCCTTTCTTGGTTTGACCTCGACAACCAAAGAGAAGGAACAAATCAGACACCAATCGCAGTTTGATAATATGAAGAAAGATGACATGGCCAACTATTCAACTGTGGAAGTCATGGACTTTAAGATCTCTCCCTTCATGAGAAAAG GGAAGGTTGGTGACTGGAAAAACCACTTCACCGTAGCCCAGAATGAACAGTTTGATGAAGACtataagaagaagatgaagaataCCATGCTGCAGTTCCGCACTGTAGTCTGA
- the LOC115558191 gene encoding cytosolic sulfotransferase 3: MAADMPADKKTMPPRPDLLDFHGVSMTHYFTDNWEKIQNFQARPDDILIATYPKAGTTWVSYILDLLYFSQKKPDRQTSNPIYERVPFLEIMIPNHPSGTDLADSLDSSPRLIKTHLPIQMIPKSFWEKKCRVVYVARNAKDNAVSFFHFDRMTYVQPEPGDWNSFLQRFMDGKMVFGSWYDHVTGWWERKQSHPKIHYMFFEDMVEDTGREIDKLSSFLGSNSTAAAKEQIRHLVQFDNMKKNDMANYSSFETMDFKISPFMRKGKVGDWKNHFTVTQNEQFDEDYKKKMKNTTLQFRTVV, encoded by the exons ATGGCAGCCGACATGCCTGCAGACAAG AAAACGATGCCACCTCGGCCTGATCTATTGGATTTCCATGGAGTCTCAATGACTCATTATTTCACAGACAACTGGGAGAAAATTCAAAACTTCCAAGCCAGACCAGATGATATCCTCATTGCAACATACCCAAAAGCAG gaacGACATGGGTCTCCTACATTCTTGATCTCCTGTACTTTTCTCAGAAAAAGCCAGATCGTCAGACATCCAACCCTATTTATGAGAGAGTACCTTTCCTGGAGATTATGATCCCAAACCATCCTTCTG GAACCGATCTGGCAGACAGTCTGGATTCTTCTCCTCGTCTCATCAAAACTCACCTCCCCATCCAGATGATTCCCAAGTCCTTTTGGGAAAAGAAATGCAGG GTAGTGTATGTGGCCCGTAATGCTAAAGACAATGCAGTGTCTTTTTTTCACTTTGACCGCATGACCTACGTCCAACCAGAGCCAGGAGACTGGAACAGCTTCCTACAGAGATTCATGGATGGAAAGA TGGTATTTGGATCCTGGTATGATCATGTGACTGGCTGGTGGGAGAGGAAACAGTCCCATCCTAAAATCCACTACATGTTCTTTGAAGATATGGTTGAG gacactGGACGAGAGATAGACAAGTTGAGCTCATTTCTCGGTTCAAATTCGACAGCCGCAGCGAAGGAACAGATCAGACATCTAGTGCAGTTTGATAACATGAAGAAAAATGACATGGCCAACTACTCATCATTTGAAACAATGGACTTTAAGATCTCTCCCTTCATGAGAAAAG GGAAGGTTGGCGACTGGAAAAACCACTTCACCGTAACCCAGAATGAACAGTTTGATGAAGACtataagaagaagatgaagaataCCACGCTGCAGTTCCGCACTGTAGTCTGA
- the LOC115558428 gene encoding cytosolic sulfotransferase 3 — protein sequence MPVDKTTTPPRPNLIDFHGVSMVHYFTDNWEKIQNFKARPDDILIATYPKAGTTWVSYILDLLYFSQTQPDRQTSTPLNDRVPFLEITIPNQSSGTDQADSLDTCPRLIKTHLPVQLIPKSFWEQKCRVVYVARNAKDNAVSYFHFDRMTCVQPEPGDWNSYLQRFIDGKMVFGSWYDHVTGWWEKKHSHPKIQYMFFEDMVEDTGREINKLCSFLGLTSTTKEKDQINNLVQFDNMKKNEMANYSTVKAMDFKISPFMRKGKVGDWRNHFTVAQNEQFDEDYKKKMKNTTLQFRTLV from the exons ATGCCCGTAGATAAG ACAACGACGCCGCCTCGGCCAAATTTGATTGATTTCCATGGAGTTTCAATGGTCCATTATTTCACGGACAACTGGGAGAAAATTCAAAACTTCAAAGCCAGACCAGATGATATCCTTATTGCAACATACCCAAAAGCAG GAACTACATGGGTCTCCTACATTCTTGATCTTCTGTATTTTTCTCAGACACAACCAGATCGCCAGACATCCACCCCTCTTAATGATAGAGTACCTTTCCTGGAGATTACGATCCCAAACCAATCTTCTG GAACTGATCAGGCAGATAGTCTTGATACTTGTCCTCGTCTCATCAAAACTCACCTGCCAGTCCAGTTGATTCCAAAGTCCTTTTGGGAACAGAAATGCAGG GTAGTGTATGTGGCCCGTAATGCTAAAGACAATGCAGTGTCTTATTTCCACTTTGACCGCATGACCTGCGTCCAACCAGAGCCAGGAGACTGGAACAGCTACCTACAGAGATTCATTGATGGAAAGA TGGTATTTGGATCCTGGTATGACCATGTGACTGGCTGGTGGGAGAAGAAACACTCCCATCCTAAAATCCAATACATGTTCTTTGAAGATATGGTTGAG GACACTGGACGAGAGATAAACAAGCTGTGCTCCTTTCTTGGTTTGACCTCGACAACCAAAGAGAAGGATCAAATCAATAATCTAGTACAGTTTGACAATATGAAGAAGAATGAAATGGCCAACTACTCAACTGTGAAAGCTATGGACTTTAAGATCTCTCCCTTCATGAGAAAAG GGAAGGTTGGTGACTGGAGAAACCACTTCACCGTAGCCCAGAATGAACAGTTTGATGAAGACtataagaagaagatgaagaataCCACGCTGCAGTTCCGCACTCTAGTCTGA
- the LOC115558494 gene encoding cytosolic sulfotransferase 3 isoform X2 produces MKPPRPTLFDFHGVPMTHIFTDDWENIKHFQARPDDILIATYPKAGLCNLTVEIVTFSRFSTRPDRQTSMPIYERVPFLENKKPNHPSGTDLANSLDTSPRLIKTHLPVQLIPKSFWEQKCRVVYVARNAKDNAVSYFHFNRMDSVQPEPGDWNSFLQNYMEGQMAFGSWFDHVTGWWERKQSHPKLHYMLFEDMVEDTGREIDKLCSFLGLTSTAAEKEQIRRQSQFDNMKKDDMANYSSAIVMDFKISPFMRKGKVGDWKNHFTVAQNEQFDEEYHKKMNNTTLHFRTEV; encoded by the exons ATGAAGCCGCCTCGTCCAACCTTATTTGATTTCCATGGAGTTCCAATGACCCATATTTTCACTGACGACTGGGAAAATATTAAACACTTCCAAGCCAGACCAGATGATATCCTCATCGCAACATACCCAAAAGCAGGTTTGTGTAACCTTACAGTGGAAATTGTGACATTTTCAAGATTTTCA ACAAGGCCAGATCGTCAGACTTCCATGCCTATTTATGAGAGAGTACCTTTCCTGGAGAATAAGAAACCAAATCATCCTTCCG GAACCGAtttggccaacagtctggataCTTCACCTCGTCTCATCAAAACTCACCTGCCTGTACAGTTGATTCCCAAGTCTTTTTGGGAACAAAAATGCAGG GTAGTCTATGTGGCCCGCAATGCTAAAGACAATGCAGTGTCTTATTTCCACTTCAACCGCATGGACAGCGTTCAACCAGAGCCAGGAGACTGGAACAGCTTCCTACAGAATTACATGGAAGGACAGA TGGCATTTGGATCCTGGTTTGATCATGTGACTGGCTGGTGGGAGAGGAAACAGTCCCATCCTAAACTACACTACATGCTCTTTGAAGATATGGTTGAG GACACTGGGCGAGAAATAGACAAGTTGTGCTCCTTTCTTGGTCTGACCTCGACAGCCGCAGAGAAGGAACAAATCAGACGTCAGTCGCAGTTTGATAATATGAAGAAAGACGACATGGCTAACTATTCAAGTGCGATAGTTATGGACTTTAAGATCTCTCCCTTCATGAGAAAAG GGAAAGTTGGTGACTGGAAAAACCACTTCACCGTAGCCCAGAATGAACAGTTTGATGAAGAGTATCACAAGAAGATGAACAATACAACTCTGCATTTCCGCACTGAAGTTTGA
- the LOC115558494 gene encoding cytosolic sulfotransferase 3 isoform X3, with protein sequence MISSSQHTQKQTRPDRQTSMPIYERVPFLENKKPNHPSGTDLANSLDTSPRLIKTHLPVQLIPKSFWEQKCRVVYVARNAKDNAVSYFHFNRMDSVQPEPGDWNSFLQNYMEGQMAFGSWFDHVTGWWERKQSHPKLHYMLFEDMVEDTGREIDKLCSFLGLTSTAAEKEQIRRQSQFDNMKKDDMANYSSAIVMDFKISPFMRKGKVGDWKNHFTVAQNEQFDEEYHKKMNNTTLHFRTEV encoded by the exons ATGATATCCTCATCGCAACATACCCAAAAGCAG ACAAGGCCAGATCGTCAGACTTCCATGCCTATTTATGAGAGAGTACCTTTCCTGGAGAATAAGAAACCAAATCATCCTTCCG GAACCGAtttggccaacagtctggataCTTCACCTCGTCTCATCAAAACTCACCTGCCTGTACAGTTGATTCCCAAGTCTTTTTGGGAACAAAAATGCAGG GTAGTCTATGTGGCCCGCAATGCTAAAGACAATGCAGTGTCTTATTTCCACTTCAACCGCATGGACAGCGTTCAACCAGAGCCAGGAGACTGGAACAGCTTCCTACAGAATTACATGGAAGGACAGA TGGCATTTGGATCCTGGTTTGATCATGTGACTGGCTGGTGGGAGAGGAAACAGTCCCATCCTAAACTACACTACATGCTCTTTGAAGATATGGTTGAG GACACTGGGCGAGAAATAGACAAGTTGTGCTCCTTTCTTGGTCTGACCTCGACAGCCGCAGAGAAGGAACAAATCAGACGTCAGTCGCAGTTTGATAATATGAAGAAAGACGACATGGCTAACTATTCAAGTGCGATAGTTATGGACTTTAAGATCTCTCCCTTCATGAGAAAAG GGAAAGTTGGTGACTGGAAAAACCACTTCACCGTAGCCCAGAATGAACAGTTTGATGAAGAGTATCACAAGAAGATGAACAATACAACTCTGCATTTCCGCACTGAAGTTTGA
- the LOC115558322 gene encoding cytosolic sulfotransferase 3: MPIDKTTTPPRPNLIDFHGVSMVHYFTDNWEKIQNFKARPDDILIATYPKAGTTWVSYILDLLYFSKTQPDRQTSTSLNDRVPFLEITSLNQSSGTDLADSLDTSPRLIKTHLPAQLIPKSFWEQECRVVYVARNAKDNAVSYFHFDRMNYGHPEPGDWNSYLQRFIDGKMVFGSWYDHVTGWWEKKHSHPKIHYMFFEDMVEDTGREINKLCSFLGLTSTTKEKEQIRHLSQFDNMKKDDMANYSTVEVMDFKISPFMRKGKVGDWKNHFTVAQNEKFDEDYEKKMKNTTLQFRTVL, from the exons ATGCCCATAGACAAg ACAACGACGCCGCCTCGGCCAAATTTGATTGATTTCCATGGAGTTTCAATGGTCCATTATTTCACGGACAACTGGGAGAAAATTCAAAACTTCAAAGCCAGACCAGATGATATCCTTATTGCAACATACCCAAAAGCAG GAACTACATGGGTCTCCTACATTCTTGATCTTCTGTATTTTTCGAAGACACAACCAGATCGCCAGACATCCACCTCTCTTAATGATAGAGTACCTTTCCTGGAGATTACGAGCCTAAACCAATCATCTG GAACCGATCTGGCTGACAGTCTGGATACTTCTCCTCGTCTCATCAAAACTCACCTGCCAGCCCAGTTGATTCCAAAGTCCTTTTGGGAACAGGAATGCAGG GTAGTGTATGTGGCCCGTAATGCTAAAGACAATGCAGTGTCTTATTTCCACTTTGACCGCATGAACTACGGCCACCCAGAACCAGGAGACTGGAACAGCTACCTACAGAGATTCATTGATGGAAAGA TGGTTTTTGGATCCTGGTATGACCATGTGACTGGCTGGTGGGAGAAGAAACACTCCCATCCTAAAATCCACTACATGTTCTTTGAAGATATGGTTGAG GACACAGGACGGGAGATAAATAAGTTGTGCTCCTTTCTTGGTTTGACCTCGACAACCAAAGAGAAGGAACAAATCAGACATCTATCACAGTTTGATAATATGAAGAAAGATGACATGGCCAACTATTCAACTGTGGAAGTCATGGACTTTAAGATCTCTCCCTTCATGAGGAAAG GGAAGGTTGGTGACTGGAAAAACCACTTCACCGTAGCCCAGAATGAAAAGTTTGATGAGGACTatgagaagaagatgaagaataCAACGCTGCAGTTCCGCACTGTACTCTAA